Proteins from one Nicotiana tabacum cultivar K326 chromosome 23, ASM71507v2, whole genome shotgun sequence genomic window:
- the LOC107772570 gene encoding uncharacterized protein LOC107772570 has product MHDFIMADDTELWDVIYGGPFVPMKTVSEGTVTIPKKKRNEYNDADRKAIEKNFREKKILVCGIGLDEYNCISVCQSAKEIWKDHYKTNTEKAVKRNQVPDRKFKRIDVADNMVKQALAAWGDSSNESEGEDD; this is encoded by the exons ATGCATGACTTCATCATGGCTGATGACACAGAGTTGTGGGATGTAATCTATGGTGGACCTTTTGTTCCCATGAAAACTGTTAGTGAGGGAACAGTTacaatcccaaaaaaaaaaagaaatgagtaCAACGATGCTGATagaaaggctattgagaagaatTTCAGAGAAAAAAAGATTCTTGTTTGTGGAATCGGACTAGATGAATACAACTGCATCTCAGTTTGTCAGTCTGCTAAGGAGATCTGGAAA GATCATTACAAAACTAACACTGAAAAGGCGGTTAAGAGGAACCAGGTCCCTGACAGAAAGTTCAAAAGAATAGATGTTGCTGATAACATGGTGAAGCAAGCCCTGGCTGCCTGGGGAGATTCCTCCAATGAATCTGAAGGTGAAGATGACTAA